The uncultured Desulfatiglans sp. DNA window CCGCGGCTCAGTCTCTTGATGAAGTGTTGCTTATCCCCGACGAGGAGGTGGGCAAGATGCCGGTGAGGGAAAACCTCAAGACGGAAGCCATCGAGCAGAAGACTCGGTTCAAGACGGGCTGGCTGGTCTGGTCGGAAATGGGACAGGGCGTAACCCGCCCGGACGTCGTGGCCAAGATCAAGATTCTCGGCTGATGGAGGTGATTCGAAATGAAGAAGGTGAAAAACGTCCGTCCGGGCGTCCTCATCATAGCCGATGCGCGACTGCGTCTCGAGCCAGGCGAAGTGTTGGAGGTCGAGTATCTGACAACCCACATGGAACAGGCCTTGTCCGCAGGGCATCTCACCCGTATCGGCCAAGAGGGAACGAAGGCGTCGCAACCATCTGAAAAGCCGGAGCATCCCCCCGAGGAACCCGGCGAGAGCGACTTATCCAAAGTGACGGCTACCGAAGCGATCTCACGGATCGGCGCTGAAAGCGATACGGATCTGCTCAAAGCCCACCTTGCCAACGAAAAGCGGCGCACGGTCATCGATGCGCTGAAGAAACGACTGGCGGAGG harbors:
- a CDS encoding conserved hypothetical protein (Evidence 4 : Unknown function but conserved in other organisms), with amino-acid sequence MKKVKNVRPGVLIIADARLRLEPGEVLEVEYLTTHMEQALSAGHLTRIGQEGTKASQPSEKPEHPPEEPGESDLSKVTATEAISRIGAESDTDLLKAHLANEKRRTVIDALKKRLAEVDGGAE